One window of Pelobates fuscus isolate aPelFus1 chromosome 9, aPelFus1.pri, whole genome shotgun sequence genomic DNA carries:
- the LOC134573638 gene encoding tubulin polyglutamylase TTLL5-like: MDRQQNKNRKPSKCQDMKHKKDQSCILWTGISNETPIVRFKAEAITGEPSLCSVGEQYHLSFKMGGAGSNVVRNILYAHGFQEVQSSSTDFNVAWTGFLQSQEILPNISRFQRINHFPKSAALARKDLLYQNIINLQQKHKEQSFDFLPKSYVLPNQYKDFCRASLKDQGPWIMKPVSSTKGQGIKLINSPSQINRKSNVLVSRYISNPLLIDGFKVDLRLYVLVTCYNPLIIYLYDEGITRFATAKYELSDNTLGNRFMHLTNYSINKESPNFVRCQIPDVDDFGSQWSMSALFRYLKNKGKDTVTLMSKIEDLVIKAIISAEDSIASACRLNFVHKRTCFGVYGFDVLIDEHLNPWLLEVNVSPSLACEDPLNLKIKANLISDTLTLVGIECKDPQQMRKAGSTTSQNIASKTRTNLLEEEAEIFQWVKEEDAERRGGFTRIFPRRNTWKKYGHLLKFKVTNKAMAFHLYAQKPAVHANSRCGLQPSRESYEQKQTSLKQCQDQICMFADNLKTSHQGAGQALPEVGSRKPESIAAKCHHIRREAVQSAVKALPEVTSRKPKSIVEKCHLRQREAGKSVGIALPELGSRKPECVASKCHFSGRQADKSTGKTVLEVVCRNPKVGSIKPEYLAENGHHKTREAGRLLKSRTKVGWRTNVLEPSLVSVVQDLAKMENVGREPPRQQNALLIRRRSREVDKLAGLSSNPTHTFTELKCI, encoded by the coding sequence ATGGATAGGCAGCAGAATAAAAACAGAAAGCCTTCTAAGTGCCAAGATATGAAGCACAAGAAGGATCAGTCCTGCATCCTATGGACTGGGATATCTAACGAAACACCAATCGTTCGATTTAAAGCAGAAGCTATTACTGGAGAGCCATCTCTGTGCTCGGTGGGGGAACAATACCACCTTTCCTTTAAAATGGGTGGTGCAGGAAGTAACGTGGTTCGCAATATACTCTATGCCCATGGGTTCCAGGAAGTTCAATCCTCCAGTACAGATTTCAACGTGGCGTGGACAGGTTTCCTTCAAAGTCAAGAGATCTTGCCGAACATTTCAAGGTTTCAGCGAATAAACCACTTCCCCAAATCTGCAGCGCTGGCCCGAAAAGATTTACTGTACCAAAATATTATAAATCTGCAGCAGAAACACAAGGAGCAGAGTTTTGACTTCCTTCCGAAAAGCTATGTGCTTCCCAACCAGTACAAGGACTTCTGCAGAGCAAGTTTGAAAGATCAAGGTCCTTGGATAATGAAACCAGTGTCTTCCACTAAAGGCCAAGGAATAAAGCTCATTAACTCACCATCTCAGATAAATAGAAAATCGAATGTTCTGGTCTCAAGATATATCAGCAACCCCCTACTCATTGATGGCTTTAAGGTTGACCTTCGCCTCTATGTGCTGGTCACTTGTTACAATCCCTTAATCATATATCTATACGATGAAGGAATCACCAGGTTTGCAACTGCAAAATATGAACTGTCAGATAACACCCTGGGCAACAGGTTCATGCACTTGACAAATTACAGCATAAACAAAGAGAGTCCGAATTTTGTGAGGTGCCAAATTCCGGATGTGGACGACTTTGGTAGCCAGTGGAGCATGAGTGCTCTGTTCCGCTATTTAAAGAACAAAGGTAAAGACACAGTGACACTCATGTCTAAAATAGAGGACCTTGTCATCAAGGCAATAATATCAGCCGAAGACTCGATTGCCTCTGCGTGTAGATTGAACTTTGTTCATAAAAGAACCTGCTTTGGGGTCTATGGTTTTGACGTCCTCATTGACGAGCACCTCAATCCCTGGCTGCTGGAGGTTAATGTGTCTCCCTCTCTCGCTTGTGAGGATCCACTTAACTTAAAAATCAAGGCTAATTTAATATCTGACACGCTTACCTTAGTTGGAATAGAATGCAAGGATCCCCAGCAGATGAGGAAAGCAGGAAGCACAACATCTCAAAATATAGCAAGTAAGACCAGAACCAACCTGCTCGAAGAGGAGGCGGAGATCTTTCAGTGGGTCAAGGAGGAAGATGCAGAAAGGAGAGGAGGATTTACACGAATCTTCCCCAGGCGTAACACTTGGAAAAAATACGGACATTTACTGAAATTTAAAGTCACAAATAAAGCCATGGCATTTCATCTTTATGCACAGAAGCCAGCAGTGCATGCAAACAGCAGATGTGGACTCCAACCGAGCAGAGAGTCGTATGAGCAGAAGCAAACTTCATTGAAACAATGCCAGGACCAGATATGCATGTTTGCGGATAACTTAAAGACAAGCCACCAGGGTGCTGGACAAGCTCTCCCTGAAGTGGGGAGCAGAAAACCTGAAAGTATTGCTGCAAAATGTCACCACATCAGAAGGGAAGCTGTCCAGAGTGCTGTAAAAGCTCTCCCTGAAGTGACGAGCAGGAAACCTAAAAGTATTGTTGAAAAATGTCACCTCAGACAAAGGGAAGCTGGCAAGAGTGTTGGAATAGCTCTCCCTGAATTGGGGAGCAGGAAACCTGAATGTGTGGCTTCCAAATGTCACTTCAGTGGAAGGCAAGCTGACAAGAGTACTGGGAAAACTGTCCTAGAGGTGGTGTGTAGAAACCCTAAAGTAGGAAGCATTAAACCTGAATATCTTGCCGAAAATGGTCACCACAAAACAAGGGAAGCCGGCCGGCTCCTAAAGAGCAGAACAAAAGTTGGCTGGAGGACGAATGTTTTGGAGCCAAGCCTTGTCTCAGTTGTGCAAGACCTAGCAAAGATGGAGAATGTTGGGAGAGAACCTCCGAGGCAACAGAACGCGCTGCTAATAAGAAGACGTTCCAGAGAGGTTGACAAACTTGCAGGCCTCTCATCGAATCCCACACACACCTTCACAGAACTAAAATGTATATAG